The following are encoded together in the Lactuca sativa cultivar Salinas chromosome 1, Lsat_Salinas_v11, whole genome shotgun sequence genome:
- the LOC111891903 gene encoding GDSL esterase/lipase At1g28570: MAISSGYFSYTIFFLILQLLLPTILYASNDCRYTSIIAFGNSITDTGNLKNIDSVFNITPPQYFFPPYGETFFHKPTGRCSDGRLIIDFFAKGLGFPFIPPYVGSKENGNKTELEQGVNYAVVGAYALNTSFHEARGVFNSLTNVSLGDELEWFKRSLSSFCTSSSDCKQKIRHSLFLVGEIGGNDYSMELVAGKSIKQVKSFVPLVIDKITTTVKKLIELGGKIFVVPNLLPIECTPLALTLFKSSDARMYDNTTGCLISIKKLEEYHNQLLQRELHKIRKNYPKVNVIYADYYNAALQLYRSPKQFGFVQPLRACCGGGGPYDYNPSALCGERSSTVCAHPNTFVNWDEIHLTEAAYRMIYKSVFQGSYSIPRFSSLCPAIAS, encoded by the exons ATGGCCATTTCGTCAGGGTACTTCTCCTATACAATTTTCTTTCTCATTTTGCAGTTGTTATTGCCTACCATCTTGTATGCTAGCAATGATTGCAGGTATACCTCCATTATTGCCTTCGGTAACTCAATAACTGATACCGGTAACCTAAAAAATATAGACTCTGTTTTTAACATCACTCCACCACAGTATTTTTTCCCACCTTATGGCGAAACCTTCTTTCATAAACCCACAGGTCGATGCTCCGATGGTCGACTCATCATTGATTTTTTCG CTAAGGGTTTGGGATTTCCGTTTATACCACCATATGTTGGCAGCAAGGAGAATGGCAACAAGACTGAGCTAGAACAAGGTGTGAATTATGCGGTGGTGGGTGCATACGCTTTGAATACATCATTTCATGAAGCGAGAGGAGTTTTTAATTCTTTAACAAATGTATCTTTAGGAGATGAACTTGAATGGTTTAAACGATCATTGTCTTCCTTCTGTACCAGTTCTTCAG ATTGCAAACAAAAGATTCGACATTCTTTATTTCTTGTGGGAGAGATTGGAGGTAATGACTACAGTATGGAATTAGTTGCCGGTAAATCCATTAAACAAGTCAAGTCATTTGTTCCTCTTGTTATAGATAAGATCACCACAACAGTAAAA AAACTCATTGAACTTGGTGGAAAAATATTTGTTGTTCCAAATCTTTTACCCATAGAATGCACCCCACTTGCTTTAACATTGTTTAAATCCTCAGATGCCAGAATGTACGATAACACAACTGGTTGTCTAATCTCGATAAAAAAGCTTGAGGAGTATCACAACCAACTACTCCAAAGGGAATTACACAAAATCCGAAAGAATTACCCAAAGGTTAATGTTATTTATGCGGATTACTACAATGCTGCGCTACAGTTGTATCGATCCCCAAAACAATTTG GATTTGTTCAACCTTTGAGAGCATGTTGTGGTGGTGGAGGGCCCTATGATTACAACCCATCAGCATTATGTGGAGAGCGATCATCAACTGTATGTGCTCATCCGAATACATTTGTTAACTGGGATGAAATTCACTTGACAGAGGCCGCATACAGAATGATATACAAGAGTGTATTTCAAGGTTCATACAGTATACCTCGATTCAGTTCTCTGTGCCCTGCCATTGCAAGCTAG